From Peromyscus maniculatus bairdii isolate BWxNUB_F1_BW_parent chromosome 8, HU_Pman_BW_mat_3.1, whole genome shotgun sequence, a single genomic window includes:
- the LOC107402070 gene encoding uncharacterized protein LOC107402070 isoform X2 codes for MEGEPGAWAVPIPPRPRSAASARALRLPAVPAWERTRRAPVPTKPRLPGGIASRRRAGTPERDAWLRGPRDRRRAPPRASPGTARTGRRRGSLEGPARTRACHPPLSPSPASPSGARPFLSPNGRLLPVRRSPPGPPPPPPPPPPLQLPPDLARLRSAPRSPPSHPNEEGTDPGLEAPGSAVRTPGASRPASLLPPGIHPRRWPGRVKAQMEKPRV; via the coding sequence atgGAAGGTGAGCCCGGGGCGTGGGCCGTCCCCATCCCACCACGTCCCCGCAGTGCGGCTTCGGCCAGGGCGCTGCGGCTCCCTGCAGTGCCAGCGTGGGAGCGCACAAGGAGAGCGCCGGTACCAACCAAGCCGAGGCTGCCGGGGGGGATCGCGTCGCGCCGGCGCGCGGGGACCCCGGAGAGGGACGCCTGGCTCCGGGGGCCCCGAGACCGCCGCCGCGCCCCGCCCCGCGCCAGTCCCGGGACAGCACGCACCGGGCGGCGCCGCGGCAGCCTCGAGGGGCCAGCGAGGACGCGGGCCTGCCACCCGCCCCTGTCCCCGAGCCCGGCCTCGCCCTCCGGAGCTCGCCCCTTCCTCAGCCCCAACGGCCGCCTCCTGCCCGTCCGCCGCTCACCTCCCGGGCCACcacctccgccgccgccgccgccgccgctgcagcTACCGCCAGATCTCGCGAGACTTCGCTCCGCCCCGCGCTCACCCCCCTCCCACCCGAACGAGGAGGGCACGGACCCCGGCTTGGAAGCTCCAGGAAGCGCCGTGCGGACCCCGGGGGCTTCACGACCTGCTTCTCTTCTCCCACCCGGCATCCACCCGCGCCGGTGGCCCGGAAGGGTTAAAGCCCAG
- the LOC107402070 gene encoding uncharacterized protein LOC107402070 isoform X1, with protein MEGEPGAWAVPIPPRPRSAASARALRLPAVPAWERTRRAPVPTKPRLPGGIASRRRAGTPERDAWLRGPRDRRRAPPRASPGTARTGRRRGSLEGPARTRACHPPLSPSPASPSGARPFLSPNGRLLPVRRSPPGPPPPPPPPPPLQLPPDLARLRSAPRSPPSHPNEEGTDPGLEAPGSAVRTPGASRPASLLPPGIHPRRWPGRVKAQVRGLPRRSHLAGPGRMRRPGCGAEAPRFQPQLWLRPKSDGQPVSACYPSVLTEPQ; from the coding sequence atgGAAGGTGAGCCCGGGGCGTGGGCCGTCCCCATCCCACCACGTCCCCGCAGTGCGGCTTCGGCCAGGGCGCTGCGGCTCCCTGCAGTGCCAGCGTGGGAGCGCACAAGGAGAGCGCCGGTACCAACCAAGCCGAGGCTGCCGGGGGGGATCGCGTCGCGCCGGCGCGCGGGGACCCCGGAGAGGGACGCCTGGCTCCGGGGGCCCCGAGACCGCCGCCGCGCCCCGCCCCGCGCCAGTCCCGGGACAGCACGCACCGGGCGGCGCCGCGGCAGCCTCGAGGGGCCAGCGAGGACGCGGGCCTGCCACCCGCCCCTGTCCCCGAGCCCGGCCTCGCCCTCCGGAGCTCGCCCCTTCCTCAGCCCCAACGGCCGCCTCCTGCCCGTCCGCCGCTCACCTCCCGGGCCACcacctccgccgccgccgccgccgccgctgcagcTACCGCCAGATCTCGCGAGACTTCGCTCCGCCCCGCGCTCACCCCCCTCCCACCCGAACGAGGAGGGCACGGACCCCGGCTTGGAAGCTCCAGGAAGCGCCGTGCGGACCCCGGGGGCTTCACGACCTGCTTCTCTTCTCCCACCCGGCATCCACCCGCGCCGGTGGCCCGGAAGGGTTAAAGCCCAGGTGCGAGGGCTACCACGGCGCTCTCACCTGGCTGGCCCGGGGCGCATGCGCAGGCCCGGCTGCGGAGCCGAAGCTCCGAGGTTCCAGCCTCAACTCTGGCTGCGCCCAAAGTCAGATGGTCAGCCAGTTAGCGCCTGCTACCCCAGCGTGCTCACAGAGCCTCAGTGA